A region of Thermococcus argininiproducens DNA encodes the following proteins:
- a CDS encoding universal stress protein, with product MRILVLIDGSKWSQKAALHALTIAKKKNAKIVLFSVLDRREAKAVAFNLGARQGSFEKIRSFEEEVWNNMKRSIQEVMGEMLRFCQSEGVNCSIKIVEGIAKDKILEEANSGKYSLVVMGAYGKSGKTRIGSLLEEIAGNIRPPLLIVR from the coding sequence ATGAGAATACTTGTGTTAATAGATGGGTCAAAATGGAGTCAAAAAGCAGCCCTTCATGCACTTACTATTGCGAAAAAGAAAAATGCAAAGATAGTCCTTTTCTCAGTTTTGGACAGGAGGGAGGCTAAAGCAGTTGCTTTTAACCTTGGTGCAAGACAAGGAAGCTTTGAAAAAATTCGTAGCTTTGAAGAGGAAGTGTGGAACAATATGAAAAGGAGTATTCAAGAAGTAATGGGGGAAATGTTGAGATTTTGTCAGAGTGAAGGCGTGAATTGCTCTATAAAAATTGTAGAGGGTATAGCGAAAGATAAAATTCTAGAAGAAGCAAATAGTGGAAAGTATTCTCTAGTTGTGATGGGTGCTTATGGGAAGAGTGGAAAGACGAGAATAGGAAGCTTGTTAGAGGAGATAGCAGGGAATATAAGGCCCCCCCTTTTAATAGTTCGATGA
- a CDS encoding SLC13 family permease, translating into MELFALLVFIFTYALIISERIHRTVAAMMGASIVLLANIVPWERVPIFLDLDTILLLAGMMIIVNTTRMSGLFEYIAIKTSKLAKGEPIRVLLLFSIVTALVSAFLDNVTTVLLLTPMLLYISRLMEINPLPFLLSEIFASNIGGTATLIGDPPNIMIGSAAGLSFNEFISNMGPIALLDLVVMIIIVYFAYREVLRVSEEKKERILRTLNGLDERAAIRDLALFRKSITTILIVITLFFVHDKLGVEPAVVALFGASLLLFWSRENPEGILEKVEWATLFFFGGLFILVGSLVETGFIEQIARWMMSYMHGEGEAMLIIAWFSAFASAIIDNIPFTATMIPLIKAMGTSLDTYPLWWALSLGACLGGNGTAIGASANVVVIGIAAKEDIKITFVDFLKMGIIVMALTVGVGIGVLWFRYVWW; encoded by the coding sequence ATGGAACTCTTTGCATTACTGGTTTTCATTTTTACTTACGCTCTTATAATAAGTGAACGAATTCACAGGACAGTTGCTGCAATGATGGGAGCTTCTATAGTTTTATTGGCAAATATAGTCCCTTGGGAGAGAGTCCCTATTTTTTTGGATTTAGACACAATTCTCCTTCTTGCTGGCATGATGATAATAGTTAATACAACTAGAATGAGCGGTCTTTTTGAATATATTGCAATAAAAACAAGCAAATTGGCTAAAGGTGAACCTATTCGTGTCCTTTTATTGTTTTCCATTGTTACGGCCCTTGTTAGTGCTTTTTTGGATAATGTAACAACGGTTTTACTTCTCACGCCAATGCTTCTTTATATTTCTAGATTAATGGAGATAAATCCTCTTCCCTTCCTTCTTTCAGAGATCTTTGCTTCTAATATTGGAGGAACAGCGACTCTCATTGGAGACCCTCCTAATATAATGATAGGCTCTGCTGCTGGACTGAGTTTTAATGAGTTCATTAGTAACATGGGGCCTATAGCCCTTTTGGATCTAGTGGTTATGATCATTATAGTCTATTTTGCTTATCGGGAGGTATTACGAGTCAGTGAAGAAAAAAAGGAAAGAATTCTAAGAACTCTAAATGGTTTAGATGAAAGAGCTGCTATCAGAGATTTAGCTCTTTTCAGAAAATCAATAACTACTATCTTGATTGTGATAACCCTATTTTTTGTTCATGATAAACTTGGTGTGGAACCAGCAGTGGTGGCATTATTTGGTGCTTCTTTGCTCTTATTCTGGAGTAGAGAAAACCCCGAAGGGATTTTAGAAAAAGTAGAATGGGCGACTCTTTTCTTCTTTGGAGGTTTGTTTATTCTAGTGGGGAGTCTTGTCGAAACTGGATTTATAGAGCAGATAGCCCGTTGGATGATGTCTTATATGCATGGTGAAGGAGAAGCAATGCTAATTATAGCATGGTTCTCAGCATTTGCTTCAGCTATTATAGATAACATACCTTTCACAGCTACTATGATACCTCTTATTAAGGCTATGGGAACGTCTCTTGATACGTATCCCCTTTGGTGGGCCTTAAGTTTAGGAGCATGCTTGGGAGGAAATGGAACTGCCATTGGAGCTTCAGCAAACGTTGTGGTCATTGGAATAGCCGCGAAGGAAGACATAAAAATCACGTTTGTGGATTTTCTTAAAATGGGAATTATAGTAATGGCACTCACAGTTGGGGTTGGTATTGGAGTTTTATGGTTTAGATATGTGTGGTGGTGA
- a CDS encoding universal stress protein yields the protein MGIYSSFIGRKFKHIAGKKYEDIIKHYREFLLTEEEKMLPEIRSILMPLDRYVKNIPDEVYETVSAYDASVLLVYIMDSEIFHLLSQTLSKEASEEFKRREEIVGREMLDKIAKELEDFGLRVQRRIFFGNKSEDIIRLAENSDMLVISRAYGSEITKTSPLSPIVLKIIQHLKIPAVVY from the coding sequence ATGGGTATTTACTCTTCATTCATCGGGAGAAAGTTCAAGCATATAGCAGGTAAGAAATATGAAGATATAATAAAACACTATCGTGAGTTCTTGCTTACAGAAGAAGAAAAAATGCTACCTGAGATTCGGTCAATCCTTATGCCCCTTGATCGGTATGTAAAAAATATTCCCGATGAGGTATATGAAACTGTAAGTGCATATGATGCAAGTGTGTTGCTAGTGTATATCATGGACTCAGAGATCTTTCATTTATTGAGCCAGACATTGAGCAAAGAAGCTAGTGAGGAATTTAAGCGAAGAGAAGAGATAGTAGGTAGGGAGATGCTTGATAAGATTGCAAAAGAATTAGAGGATTTTGGGTTAAGAGTACAACGGAGGATCTTTTTTGGGAACAAAAGTGAAGATATAATAAGATTGGCTGAAAATAGTGATATGCTTGTTATTTCAAGGGCCTATGGATCTGAGATAACGAAAACCTCTCCTCTGAGCCCAATAGTCCTTAAGATAATTCAACACCTGAAAATTCCTGCTGTAGTCTATTAG
- a CDS encoding S16 family serine protease, giving the protein MKKMLATLMLIFLLLPFTIAQCPESGNTIILKAPAVSRTSGGELIGIATDFIITVAPGTGHVYVETWPLAEVDMQASARLAAQIAGKVLGVDMSKYDVFIHVKSDAPIIGGPSAGGTMTVGIIAALKGWKIREDVMMTGMINPDGSIGPVGGILEKASAAYSVGAKLFLIPEGQRIQIVETTEKKQIGSIVEITSKSEKVDVVEYAKERWGLDVKEIKDIYDAVYYFTGKKIEKPPVPANLNVDTSFLKEDAVKDYDETIKYYEKIENKLKDSDISYTTYSYLKNALDEAKKKLDEAKKNLDEGMYYTALSLDFQARITIRHVDWYLDIKSDSDLENLLKSIDNEIKETENHVSNITIRGISMLQAVAASEERIEQAKSLLKDAWSNYYDGNYWNAVSSAAFAYERIQTAKFWASLGERYAKGEVIERDSVKETAREYLDNSRLIITYITSMFGEVSLQDLISLMNEGEEYYLDGKYSAAIFSAMEARIQAEIILDTLGIDNETILMDKLQRMKEDARIAIAQAQKEGIYPVLSLSYYEFAQSYEKQGGVDNIQTAMMFYQYAKETSTVFLGTTSPPKITEEPLISLIPNQTATSTNTTTEPLPETKKLSTPLIVSALVVGLILGFIAGRKS; this is encoded by the coding sequence ATGAAGAAGATGTTAGCAACATTAATGCTAATTTTCTTGCTTTTACCATTTACAATTGCACAATGTCCAGAGAGTGGAAATACAATCATCCTAAAGGCTCCAGCAGTCTCAAGAACCTCAGGTGGTGAATTAATTGGTATTGCAACAGACTTTATAATAACCGTTGCTCCCGGAACCGGACACGTTTATGTTGAGACTTGGCCTCTTGCAGAAGTAGATATGCAGGCTTCAGCAAGATTGGCAGCACAAATAGCAGGAAAAGTCTTAGGTGTGGATATGAGCAAGTATGACGTTTTTATTCACGTAAAATCTGACGCACCAATCATAGGTGGGCCTTCTGCAGGAGGAACCATGACAGTAGGGATTATTGCAGCCCTTAAGGGATGGAAAATTAGAGAAGACGTTATGATGACAGGGATGATAAATCCAGATGGGAGTATTGGTCCAGTTGGCGGAATCCTCGAGAAAGCCTCTGCAGCATATAGTGTGGGGGCTAAACTTTTCTTAATTCCAGAAGGACAAAGAATTCAAATTGTCGAAACAACAGAAAAGAAACAAATAGGATCAATAGTCGAGATAACGAGTAAGTCGGAAAAAGTGGATGTAGTTGAATATGCCAAAGAGAGATGGGGCTTGGATGTTAAAGAGATCAAAGACATTTACGATGCTGTTTATTACTTTACAGGAAAAAAGATAGAAAAACCTCCGGTACCAGCTAATTTGAATGTTGATACATCTTTTTTAAAAGAGGATGCTGTTAAAGACTATGATGAAACCATTAAATACTACGAAAAGATTGAAAATAAACTTAAAGACAGCGATATTAGTTATACTACCTATTCCTACCTTAAAAATGCTCTAGATGAAGCAAAAAAGAAACTAGACGAAGCTAAGAAGAATCTTGATGAGGGAATGTACTACACAGCTCTAAGCCTTGATTTCCAAGCCAGGATCACAATAAGACACGTGGACTGGTATTTAGATATAAAATCAGACAGTGACTTAGAGAACCTGCTAAAAAGTATTGACAATGAAATAAAGGAAACAGAAAACCATGTTTCAAACATTACAATACGGGGAATAAGTATGCTTCAAGCAGTTGCTGCGAGTGAAGAGAGGATAGAACAAGCAAAGTCCCTCCTAAAAGATGCCTGGTCAAACTATTATGATGGAAATTACTGGAACGCAGTAAGTAGTGCTGCCTTTGCTTACGAGAGAATACAAACTGCAAAATTCTGGGCATCCTTAGGAGAGAGATATGCAAAAGGAGAAGTCATTGAAAGAGATTCAGTAAAAGAGACTGCAAGAGAATACTTGGACAATTCAAGACTAATAATTACTTATATCACTTCCATGTTTGGCGAGGTGAGTCTTCAAGACTTAATTAGTCTAATGAACGAGGGGGAAGAATACTATCTAGATGGAAAATATTCAGCAGCAATATTCTCAGCAATGGAAGCAAGAATCCAAGCTGAGATAATCCTAGACACTCTTGGGATAGATAACGAGACTATTTTAATGGATAAATTACAGAGAATGAAAGAAGATGCCAGAATCGCAATTGCTCAAGCCCAAAAAGAAGGCATTTACCCCGTTTTAAGCCTCTCATACTACGAATTTGCCCAGAGCTATGAAAAGCAAGGAGGAGTGGACAACATCCAAACTGCCATGATGTTTTATCAATACGCCAAAGAAACATCAACTGTTTTCTTAGGAACCACATCTCCTCCGAAAATAACTGAGGAACCTTTGATATCATTAATCCCTAACCAAACTGCAACATCCACTAACACAACTACAGAACCACTACCTGAAACAAAGAAACTCTCAACTCCATTAATAGTTTCCGCTTTAGTCGTAGGCTTAATTCTAGGATTTATCGCCGGAAGAAAATCCTAA
- a CDS encoding SagB/ThcOx family dehydrogenase: MVYREVSLLIVVLVFTSSVLLFLKPRLQKEGGEVVYSGEKIILPKPLLEGEMSLEEAIAKRMSIRTYKNEPLTLKELSQLLWAAQGITHDKKRAAPSAGATYPFEIFVVIGNVKGLTPGIYHYNPFEHSMTLTKEGDFRKELQKAALNQKWVGDAAIDIVLVAFYERTTSYYGERGRMYVHMEAGHIGQNIYLQATALSLGTVAVGAFYENEVAKIIGTDGVPLYIFPVGRI, from the coding sequence ATGGTATATCGAGAAGTCTCGCTCCTTATAGTGGTTCTTGTATTCACCTCATCAGTTCTACTATTCTTAAAGCCCCGTCTTCAAAAAGAAGGAGGTGAAGTCGTGTATTCAGGAGAGAAAATAATATTACCAAAGCCACTGCTGGAAGGTGAGATGAGTCTTGAGGAAGCAATAGCAAAGAGAATGAGCATCAGAACTTATAAAAATGAACCTTTAACACTAAAAGAACTTTCCCAACTTTTATGGGCAGCTCAGGGAATAACTCACGACAAAAAAAGAGCTGCTCCTAGTGCCGGAGCTACTTATCCATTTGAGATATTCGTAGTTATTGGAAATGTTAAAGGCCTTACCCCAGGCATATATCACTACAATCCCTTTGAACATAGCATGACCCTAACAAAAGAAGGGGATTTCAGAAAAGAGCTTCAAAAAGCAGCCCTTAATCAGAAATGGGTAGGAGATGCGGCAATAGATATAGTTCTTGTAGCATTTTATGAGAGGACAACTTCCTACTATGGCGAACGAGGACGAATGTACGTGCATATGGAAGCTGGACATATAGGTCAAAACATTTATCTCCAAGCAACTGCCCTAAGTCTTGGAACCGTTGCCGTAGGAGCATTTTATGAAAATGAAGTGGCAAAGATCATTGGTACTGATGGAGTTCCACTCTATATTTTCCCAGTAGGGAGGATTTGA
- a CDS encoding cupin domain-containing protein yields the protein MFVSHYKDVEEKDVTIEGVENTTIRWLVSPKIGAKNFAMRYFVIRKGGKIPIHQHDWEHEIFIVKGEGYITNGRKTVKAIPGSFLYVPPNEPHGYENPDSETFEFLCIIPVKEESIPPEEKGQ from the coding sequence ATGTTTGTTAGCCATTATAAAGATGTCGAGGAAAAAGATGTTACAATTGAAGGTGTTGAGAATACGACAATTAGATGGCTCGTTTCTCCAAAAATCGGGGCCAAAAACTTTGCAATGAGATACTTTGTTATTAGAAAAGGCGGGAAAATCCCCATTCATCAACATGACTGGGAGCATGAGATATTTATTGTGAAAGGGGAAGGCTACATAACAAACGGCAGAAAAACCGTGAAAGCAATCCCAGGAAGTTTCCTTTATGTACCACCAAATGAACCCCATGGATATGAGAATCCCGATTCAGAAACCTTTGAATTTTTATGCATAATCCCTGTAAAAGAAGAAAGCATACCTCCCGAAGAAAAGGGTCAGTGA
- a CDS encoding uracil-xanthine permease family protein, translating into MANGIKIGIEEKVESKKAVLLGFQHVLAMFGATVTVPLVVGTAIGLNGKDIALLIQVVLLAMGIATLLQTTIGSRYPIVQGSSFAFIPGLISIGNNLGLPAVEGALIIGGLIEAAIGGFGIIGKLKKLFSPVVTGVTIMLIGFSLAHVAVKYTFNFFADPNGTSIPKAFFIALITFATTMHVALKGKGSLRAMPVIAGAFVGYTASIVLGMTDFTLVKELPLINIPKPLPWGTPVFNATAIITLLFAFMVSIIESVGDYHAISAIAEAPITNKNISRGIMSEGLACSIAGILGACGTTSYSENIGLVALTKIASRQVVQVGGVVLILLAMIPKFSGILASMPHPVLGGLTIALYGMISVTGLRLIKDKVELNDRNMLIIASALIVGLGAPQLPPEFLEHFPQIVSSILESGMAIGALTAILLDQILR; encoded by the coding sequence ATGGCAAATGGAATTAAAATCGGAATCGAAGAAAAAGTGGAATCAAAGAAAGCTGTTCTTTTAGGATTTCAACATGTTCTTGCAATGTTTGGAGCAACTGTTACAGTGCCTCTTGTTGTTGGAACAGCGATTGGACTTAATGGAAAAGACATTGCACTTTTAATTCAAGTAGTTCTACTAGCCATGGGAATAGCAACCCTTTTGCAAACTACTATAGGGTCGAGATATCCAATAGTCCAGGGATCCAGTTTTGCCTTCATACCAGGACTCATAAGTATAGGAAATAACTTAGGATTACCTGCTGTAGAAGGGGCTTTGATAATTGGTGGATTAATAGAAGCTGCAATAGGTGGTTTTGGAATCATTGGAAAGCTCAAAAAGCTCTTTTCACCTGTTGTCACCGGAGTCACAATAATGCTGATAGGATTTTCGCTTGCTCATGTAGCCGTAAAGTATACATTTAACTTCTTTGCTGATCCAAATGGAACAAGCATTCCAAAAGCATTCTTTATAGCACTAATAACCTTTGCAACCACTATGCATGTAGCACTTAAAGGAAAAGGGTCATTGAGAGCAATGCCCGTAATTGCAGGGGCATTTGTGGGATATACAGCGAGTATAGTTTTGGGGATGACTGATTTCACACTTGTAAAGGAACTCCCACTTATAAATATTCCAAAACCTCTTCCATGGGGAACTCCAGTATTTAATGCAACTGCAATAATAACCCTTCTCTTTGCTTTCATGGTGAGCATCATAGAAAGTGTAGGAGATTATCATGCAATTTCAGCAATAGCAGAAGCCCCAATAACAAACAAAAACATTAGCAGAGGAATTATGAGTGAAGGATTGGCATGTTCAATAGCTGGAATTCTTGGAGCCTGTGGTACTACAAGTTATTCTGAAAATATTGGACTCGTAGCTCTAACAAAAATTGCAAGCAGACAAGTGGTGCAAGTAGGTGGGGTAGTACTAATACTCCTAGCTATGATTCCCAAATTCTCTGGAATTTTGGCTTCAATGCCTCATCCTGTACTTGGAGGTCTTACAATAGCACTTTACGGTATGATAAGCGTCACAGGGCTTAGATTAATAAAGGATAAAGTTGAGTTAAATGATAGAAACATGCTCATAATTGCAAGTGCCCTAATAGTCGGATTGGGCGCCCCTCAACTACCTCCCGAGTTCCTTGAACATTTCCCTCAAATTGTTAGTAGTATTTTAGAATCGGGAATGGCTATTGGAGCTCTAACTGCCATACTCCTTGATCAGATATTGAGGTGA
- the upp gene encoding uracil phosphoribosyltransferase: protein MIKDERWEKVYSFDDSPYLMEILTELRNKETDSIAFRKGLVKLGRFMGYEIIKTMDIEKIKIETPLEETEGIIVKDRRNIVIVTVLRAAVPLMEGLVKVFEHARIGIVSASRGKAPKFEIEMNYIKIPQITPEDTVIIADPMIATGSTLVKVIEEVKKYGTPKRLIVLGVLAAPEGIERIKEEFPEAEIFVTKIDRELNSKGYILPGLGDAGDRAFGAPIKISTLPQVHTIE from the coding sequence ATGATAAAGGATGAAAGATGGGAAAAAGTTTACTCATTTGACGACTCTCCATATTTGATGGAGATTTTAACAGAGTTAAGGAATAAAGAGACGGATTCAATAGCCTTTAGAAAAGGCCTTGTAAAACTTGGAAGATTTATGGGATACGAGATAATAAAAACAATGGACATCGAGAAAATAAAAATAGAAACCCCTTTAGAGGAAACTGAAGGGATAATCGTCAAGGATAGAAGAAATATTGTGATCGTCACTGTGTTAAGGGCCGCAGTTCCTCTTATGGAAGGGCTTGTAAAGGTATTCGAGCATGCCCGTATTGGAATTGTTTCAGCATCAAGAGGAAAAGCTCCTAAGTTTGAGATAGAAATGAATTACATTAAGATACCCCAAATAACCCCAGAAGATACTGTAATAATAGCCGATCCCATGATAGCCACAGGTTCAACACTGGTAAAAGTTATTGAAGAAGTCAAAAAGTATGGCACTCCAAAACGCCTCATAGTCCTCGGTGTTCTTGCTGCACCTGAAGGAATAGAGAGAATAAAAGAAGAGTTTCCAGAGGCCGAGATATTTGTAACAAAAATAGACAGAGAGCTTAACAGTAAGGGTTATATCCTCCCCGGTCTTGGAGATGCAGGTGATAGGGCATTCGGAGCACCAATTAAAATTTCTACCCTACCTCAAGTCCACACAATAGAGTAG